A genomic stretch from Limanda limanda chromosome 11, fLimLim1.1, whole genome shotgun sequence includes:
- the cabz01093075.1 gene encoding C-C chemokine receptor type 5: MTDVCLLNLAIADLLLVCSLPFLAHQARDQWLFGDAMCKVILGIYNIVFYCGIFFICLMSIDRYLAIVHAVYAMRARTRSFGLVAAAVTWVAGFLASFPDLIFLKLQTNSTVFCAPEYPSSGSSDSSHHFWGVFSLFKKNILGLLVPALIMGFCYSQIVWKLLYCQSPKKQAIRLVLAVVVVFICCWLPYNVALFFKALELLDVYTACGTSKAIRLTLQVTEAIAYAHSCLNPILYVFVGEKFKRHLVRLIHTAPCWLCQVVKVHIPRDRRGSMHSQTTSVDERSTGL; the protein is encoded by the coding sequence ATGACCGACGTGTGCCTCCTGAACCTGGCCATCGCTGACCTGCTGCTGGTTTGCTCTCTTCCCTTCCTCGCCCACCAGGCCCGCGACCAGTGGCTGTTCGGAGATGCTATGTGCAAAGTGATCCTGGGCatttataatattgttttttactgtgGGATCTTCTTCATCTGCCTGATGAGCATCGACCGGTACTTGGCCATAGTTCACGCTGTTTACGCCATGAGAGCACGGACGCGGTCGTTCGGACTGGTTGCAGCTGCTGTTACATGGGTGGCTGGATTTCTGGCTTCGTTCCCTGATCTGATCTTCCTCAAACTGCAAACTAACTCGACGGTGTTCTGCGCTCCTGAGTATCCCTCCTCTGGCTCGAGCGACTCTTCTCATCACTTCTGGGGGGTCTTTAGCCTTTTCAAAAAGAACATTTTGGGTCTGCTTGTCCCAGCCCTCATCATGGGGTTCTGCTACTCTCAGATTGTGTGGAAGCTGCTGTACTGCCAGTCGCCCAAGAAACAGGCCATCCGGTTAGTTCTCGCAGTGGTGGTGGTTTTCATCTGCTGCTGGCTCCCCTATAACGTTGCATTGTTCTTCAAAGCACTGGAGCTCCTGGATGTCTACACAGCTTGTGGAACAAGCAAAGCCATCAGGTTGACTTTACAAGTCACAGAGGCCATTGCCTACGCTCACAGCTGCCTCAACCCCATCCTGTACGTGTTTGTCGGGGAGAAGTTCAAGAGGCACCTGGTGAGGCTGATCCACACAGCTCCCTGTTGGCTGTGTCAGGTTGTTAAGGTCCACATCCCTCGGGACAGAAGAGGATCGATGCACTCACAAACCACCAGTGTGGACGAGAGGAGCACCGGGTTGTAA